One stretch of Oncorhynchus clarkii lewisi isolate Uvic-CL-2024 chromosome 1, UVic_Ocla_1.0, whole genome shotgun sequence DNA includes these proteins:
- the LOC139414905 gene encoding dynein light chain Tctex-type protein 2B, whose product MEGTDTGGNTYLIRPNYHHKFKAAVVKECIHDILREQLSGVQYDPDEVGVLSRSLADCIKDKLKDVGFDRYKLVVQVVIGEQRGEGVKMAARCFWDADTDSYAQDIFMNDSLFCVAAAFGSYFY is encoded by the exons ATGGAGGGAACAGATACCGGAGGAAATACTTACCTCATTAGACCGAATTATCATCACAA gTTCAAAGCAGCTGTTGTGAAGGAATGCATTCATGATATCCTGAGAGAACAACTGTCTGGGGTGCAGTATGATCCGGATGAGGTCGGCGTTCTGTCCCGTTCATTAGCAGATTGCATAAAGGACAAACTGAAGG ATGTGGGCTTTGACCGATACAAGCTGGTGGTACAAGTGGTAATTGGAGAGCAGCGAGGAGAAGGTGTCAA GATGGCTGCCAGGTGTTTCTGGGATGCTGACACAGACAGCTACGCTCAGGACATTTTCATGAAT GACAGTTTGTTCTGTGTGGCGGCTGCTTTCGGCAGTTATTTCTACTGA